The nucleotide sequence GCTTCTAGCAATCCCGCTGAACATTCCCTTTGCCTCGACATGAGTATGCTGATCTTCTGACAGAGCGTGAATTCCGCTAATCAATGGGCGGATTGCCCGAATGAGTCGAGAACCGATGAATAGAGAGAGAAGAGCAGCGAGCAGTACATTTCCGAAAAGCAAAGCCAGTAATCGATACGGTAAATCGCTTATCCAACTGATCGGGAAATGAAACTGGTACTTGGCGAGACTGTCCTTCGGGTAGCCCACGACGACTAGCCCTCTCTCATGCTCCCAAACAAAAACAGGATAGTCCTGTAAGTAATTTCGCGAGAACTGCGCTACTTCTGCCAGAGAATAGGCGCGGGGCAATTGGTCTGGTATGGCGTAGTCCCAGATGACCTTCCCATCGTTTGCAATCAGCATGGCCCAAGCCTGGCTTTTTTGCAACCATTCTTGTGCTTTTGGCTCCAACGTATAGTGGGAACCGTTCTGGTGAAGACCTTCTGCGACAGTTTGTGTGACGTGGACGGGAGAAGAGCCCTCGTTCATGCCTTTGAAAACAAATGTACCGAGAATGATGTAATTGACGATGAGCAAAAAGAAGGCAATCAGGATAGAAGCACCTGTATAACGACGTAATATTTGTGCGGCTCCATCCATCTACGACTCTTCCTTTACGAGTAATTTGTATCCGAGTCCTCTTACTGTCAGCAAATATTCAGGGGTAGACGGACATGGCTCGATCTTTTCGCGAATGCGCCGCATATGAACCATCAACGTGTTTTCATACCCGTAGTAATCGTCACCCCAGACGGATTGGCACAGGGCATCGCTCGTGACAATTCGTCCCCGGTTTTCATAGAGTTTTCGTAAGAGGGCGTGTTCCTTGGCAGTCAATGCGTATTCGTGGTGATCTCTCGTCACGATGGCCGCCTCCAAATCGACTGTACTGTCACCAAGCTGGAAAACGGGCAGACGATCGATTTGGGGAGGAGCGTAAACGCGTCGTAAAATGACCAGGAGACGAAGAACGAGCTCGCGCGGCAAAAATGGCTTCACGATATAGTCGTCAGCACCAAGGCCAAGTCCGAGCAATCGATCTTCATCTTCCCCTCTCGCTGACAGAAAAATGACAGGGATTTGCGAGAAACGACGAATCGAAGTCAAAAGTCCAAATCCATCTCCATCTGGAAGCATGACATCCAGGATCGCGACATCAGGCTTGTCCGAAGCACATATCACTAACGCCTCTTTACAACTACCCGCATGAAAAATACGAGAGAATCCTTCCTTACGCAAAAATCCATCGATCATATTTCTGATTTCTAGCTCATCTTCCACGATGAGCACTTTTTTCTGTTTCCACTCTTCCATATTGAATCACCCGTATTCATTATACTCGCTTGATTTGTGTGTTCTACCCACTCTGAGTCGATTTAAGGTTGTCGTAAGATTCTTGTCAGCTTATCGACGGGTTGGGACTCTATGATTCGTAGGAGAGACCAATAGATAGGAGCGAGAAAAGATGAATACGGTGATTCAAACGGAAAACCTTTCAAAGCGCTATGGAGAAGTCTATTCCGTCCAGCGGGTGAATCTAGCGGTAGGAGAAGGGGAGGTCTATGGCTTCCTCGGTCCAAATGGTGCAGGAAAATCGACGACTCTTAAAATGCTGCTAGGATTAGTCAAGCCGACTGAAGGGAGTGTATCTGTATTCGGGAAGGATTTTAGCAGGAACCGAGTTGAGATTTTGAGTCAGACGGGTTCCTTGATCGAGGCTCCTTCCTATTACGGTCATCTTACCGGCCTGGAAAATATGCGCGTCATGCAGCGGCTGCGAGATGTCCCGGACAAACATGTAGAGAAAGCTTTGCAAATCGTCCGTTTGGAAAAACAACAGAACAAAAAGGTAGATCAGTATTCGCTTGGGATGAAGCAGCGACTGGGAATTGCCATGGCTTTGCTGCATTTTCCAAGGCTCGTCATCCTCGATGAACCGACAAACGGACTGGACCCAGCAGGAATCGGTGAAATTCGGGAATTGATCCAATCGTTGCCACACCAGTATGGAATGACCGTGCTGCTCTCCAGCCATCTGCTCTCGGAAATCGAGCAAGTGGCTACGTCCATCGGCATTATCCACGGGGGGCAGCTACTCTTCCAAGGGAGTATGGAGCAGCTGCAACGCAACAGTCAGCCTCATGTTTGGATGAAAACGCAGGACAATGAAAAAGCGAGAAGAGTTCTTCAAGATATGGAGCTTTCTCCAAGTCTCCAAGATGGATACCTTGTCATGGAAGGCATGAATGATAGGGAGGTAGCGCAGACAAACCGGGCGCTGATTATGGCGGGTTTTGATGTTCATCGCATTGAAGTGCACAAACAAAGCTTGGAGAGCATTTTCCTCTCCCTTACAGGCAAGGAGGGGAGCTTGTAATGAGGACACTCTGGTTAGAATTTTATAAAATTCGACATAAGCGTTTGTTTCTCATGCTTGCCATTCTTTTGAGTATCGAACTGGCATGGGGGTTCATGGCTGTCAGTATTTCCATGACAAAAAATCCGGATGCCGCGAAGTGGAGCGCCATTCTGGTCACGATTACAGCCATGAACGGATTGTTTTTGCCAATCGGCTCGGCTGTCATTGTTTCACGGATTTGTGATATGGAACATAAAGGGCGTACATGGAAGCTGCTGTTGGCTGCTTCTGTCAGCAAAAAAGCGGTTTATGCAGCAAAATTCGTCTCTGCGGCTGTTTTGATGGGAGGTGCCGTCATTCTACAGATATTGGCGATCGTTGCATTTGGTATTGTCTATGGTTTAGCAGAGCCAGTCCCGATTAGCCTATTACTCGGATTGGTAGCAGGGACTACGCTGACGAATCTCGTGGTGATTGCTCTGCAACAATGGTTCTCTCTCGCCATTAAAAACCAGTCGTTCAGCCTATGCCTCGGGATGATCGGGGGCTTCATTGGCATGACGGCGAGCTTGTTTCCGCCACAAATTGGACGCCTTTTCATCTGGTCGTATTATGTAGACTTTTCGCCCGTTACGTATCAATTCGTAAATGAAACCATGTTATTTACTACCCGTGAAATCGGCGTTCATTTGCCGATCATCGTCGTACTCATGGGCATCGCATTTTATCTTGCTGGGAGCATTCACGTATCCCGGCAAGACGTGTAGGGAGGATCTCGTATGGTAATCAGATGTTTGGGAGCGGAATGGGTAAAACTCCGCCGTTCTCGTATATGGCTTGTTTTGCTTGTGCTTCCTGTTTTCAGTACACTGATCGGTTTCGCCAACTACTGGATGAATCAAGCGATCCTGCAAAATGGCTGGTACAGCCTGTGGACGCAGGTGAGCTTGTTCTACGGTGAATTTTTCTTGCCCATTCTCATCGCGATCTGCTGTTCGTTCGTGTGCAGACTGGAGCATGCAAACCGTAACTGGAACGTGATACTGACAGCGCCTGTACATAGGCCAACGATTTTTTTCGCGAAGCTGGTGGTGGTTGGTGTTCTCCTTTTTGTTGTACAGCTTTTCTTCTTGGTGCTGTATATTTGCGCGGGTTTCATCGCTGGACTACATGCCCATTTTTCGTTTCCTCCAGAGGTGTTTGGATGGATCATGCGAGGCTGGCTGGCTTCGCTTGCCATCGTCGCCTTCCAACTATGGCTTTCCACGCGGATACAGAGCTTTGCTGTACCTGTCGGCATTAGTGTTTGCACTGTTTTTGTAGGGTTGGGCTTGTATGTGTCTGGGCTGGGGATGTTTTTTCCTCTGTCGCTTTTAACGATTGGCATGGGCGTGCTCAGTCAAGAGAGTTTGTCGCTGGGAGAGCTGGGGGCGTTTGTCGTCATGTGTGTCCTGTTCGTGACGAGCGGCTGTGCACTGGGGATTCGCCGTCTTACGAGTGCAGGTCTTTAACAGTTTTCGCTACATTAACGGTTTCCCTTTCTTGTCAAACAACCTTATAATAGAAGGTGAATGCTTGAATGAGGAGAAGTTTCCATGGACGACAAACACATAAACAAGACGAATAGCAAATGGGTGATCTGGGGGTTTATTCTCAGCGTACTCGCTTGTGCTGTGTCTATGGTGATTTTCATCTACGTGATGCGCAACTAACAGCACATGATGGAAACGTCAAAAAACCGCTCGTATACGAGAGCGGTTTTTTGCTGTGACGCTAGCGGGATATCGCTGTTATTTTTCGGATGGCTTCTTCTTGTGACAGTTGGTTCAGCTCGGTAAAACCAAGGTTGGAAAGAGCAATCGTTTTTCCTTGATAGATGGGATAGACGCCTTGCCAGAGCCCTGCTGTACTGTACAGGTGTGATCCGCTCACTTTACGTAAAAACAACAAATAATTCCCTTCCGACAACGGTCCAGGATATTGCAGGTTGAGCGGACTGGAGGCATCGGGCAGCGGCTCTACGCCAGTGCTAATTACCGTTAATAGTCTGGACGACGAGCCTTTAATGGCCGTTTTTACCTGAAGGTTTTGTGTGTAGTTCACAATCTTGCCTTGGGGAATCGTGCGTCCCGTTGGATGCTCCCGGTGGGCACTGTCTACCCAGGCGATAACGATCAAGTCTGACTTTTTTACGAGCTCCGCAAGAGAAGGATACGTTGAGGGATCTACTTGGACACGTCCCATGTCGGTTTGGGCATGGACGGGGAATGAAAAGGCGCAGAGAAGCGACAGACAGAGTAGCAATCGATAGAACATGGACCCATTTCCTCCAAACGAAAGAAGTCTTGAAGGTATTATGAGCGGAATGAGTATCGTTCATGCCTGTAGACTTTTAGTATAATGGTAATATTCCGAATAAATAGAATACGTGCTATCATGATGGCGTACTGTGATTTGTTGGTTGAAATCGCCCAGACTATGACAAGGAGGTTATCATGAATCATTTGTTTGCTTTTCGACGTGTCGGTACGTGGTTTTTCGTGTTGGCTCTCTTGTTGCAGGTAGCAGCTTCGCCTGCGCTAGCCAAGGAAGAGGCTGCTTCTTCTAGTCCTCTTGCACTCAGCATAGAAAAATTCCTCTCCGATTTGAAAAACGATGAGAATAGCAAGGGGATGTACGCTGGAATTGCGGTTTACGATCTAACCGACAAAAAGTACGTATATAAGCACAATGCCGAACGTAATTTTATCCCGGCTTCCAACATGAAGCTGTTTACGACAATTGCAGGTCTGGATAAGCTGGGGCCGGATTATCAGTGGAAGACGGAGGTGTTTGTTTCAGGAAAGGTAAATAACGGAGGCATTTTGCAAGGAGATTTGATAGTAAAAGGCTATGGCGATCCTAGCCTGACCTCAGAGGATTTGCAGCAAATGGCAAAAGCCATCAAAGATTTGGGGATCAAACGAATCAATGGAAACCTCCTTCTCGATGACAGCTATTTTGATGAGACCAGATTGGGTACGAGCTGGATGTGGGATGACGAACCGTACGGGTACAGCGCTCAGGTCAGTGGATTAGCCGTAAATAAAAACTTTACGACGCTAACCGCAACCCCTGGGAAAACCGTGAACGACGCCCCCGTCCTGACCTTGAATCCGGCTACCACATACATAACAGTCACAAACCAGTTGAAAACGACAGCGGGCAAGGAGAGCAACGTGCTCGTCGAGCGTCCGCGCGGAACAAATGAAATCATCGTATCCGGTACGATCGGGATACAAGCAGCCCCTTATGATGAAGATGTCACGATGGAAGATCCAGCTTTGTACGTGGGCGATCTATGGAAGGATCAGTTGCAGAAACAAGGGATTGCCATACATCCGAAGACAGAAGTGAAAAAAACTGTACTGCAAAGCGGAGTACCGCTCTATACCCACTTGTCCAAACCGTTGGGTGAGATCACGGTGGAGCTTAACAAGAATAGTGACAACTTCTATGCCGAGATGCTTCTAAAGACGCTGGGGGTTACCCAGAAAAGCGAGGGGAGCTTTGAAGCAGGCAGTGAAGCGGTAGCGGACGTGATGAAGCGCGCTGGCATTGAGTCAGGCTTCCGTCAGGTAGATGGCTCGGGGTTATCGAGATTTAATATGATCACCCCAGAGCAGATGATCGAAGCCCTTGTCTTTTTGCAGGAGCAAGAATATCGAACCGAACTGGAAAAATCACTCCCAATCGCAGGAGTGGACGGCACCTTGAAAAACCGCATGAAGGGAACGAGTGCGGAAAAGAATTTGTTTGCTAAGACAGGTTCGTTAAGCGGAGTCAATACCATGTCGGGTTATGTAACGGCAAAAAATGGTCATAAGCTGGCCTTTTCGATTTTGATCAACGGCATCTATAAATCGAAGTATGCGAGGGAGCTACAGGATCGAATCGGAATTTTGTTAACAACCTACCCGGATGTCGCAGCTCCGGAAGGATTCAGCCCTCCAGAGAAAAAGACGTACCCGCTCTCTTCTTTAATCGATCCCATCCTCGACACGCCGGAAGCAGCAGGTGTAACGGCTGGAATCATGGTCAAGTCGTTAGATTCAACAGATGACCCTGTTTTATACGAACGGGATGCGGACACACTGCTTACCCCAGCTTCGAATCTGAAGCTGCTGACGACTGCCACAGCATTGAACCAGCTTGGTTCGGATTACGTATTCAAAACGGAAGTGTATGGAGACGCTCCGATCCTCTCTACGGGCGTACAACAAGGCAATCTGTATGTGAAAGGATACGGTGACCCTACTTTGCACACAGAGAATGCGCTACAAGTGCAGGAAGGTGTGTCCATTGAAAAAATAGCAGGGTGGCTCAAGCAACAGGGAATCACGCGTATAAACGGGAATCTCGTGATGGATGACAGCTACTTTGACCAGCAACGGCTTGGCCTCGGCTGGGCATGGGATGACGAGAGCTACTATTACAACCCGACCATTGGGGCTCTAGCAATGAACCGTGGAACGGTCATGATCGAATTCAAGCCCGCAAACGATGCTGGCGAACGAGTGGAAATCAACGTGCTTCCCAAAACAGCGTATGTGCAAGTGATTAATGAAGCCAAGACTGTACAAAAAGGGGAAGAAAATACGTTTGCTATCCTGCGTGACCGTGGAACAAATACCATTAGACTGTCAGGGAACCTCCCGCTCGATCACGAAGGGGATTACGAGCGGGTACCTGTGGAGGAGCCAGCCAAGTACGTGGGGACCGTGCTGAAGGAAACGTTGGAGCAGCAAGGAATTGCGTTTGCTCCGAAAAGTGAAGTGCTGATCCAGCCCGTTCCTCCATCAGCAGTGAAATGGACACAATTTGAGTCACTGCCGTTGAAGAAAATCGTTCAGTATCTTAACAAGCGCAGTGACAATTACTACGCCGAAATGCTCCTCAAGTCGCTCGGAGCTGCAAAGAAAGGGAAAGGGAGCGCAGCGACTGGGGCAGAGGTCGTC is from Brevibacillus brevis and encodes:
- the dacB gene encoding D-alanyl-D-alanine carboxypeptidase/D-alanyl-D-alanine-endopeptidase, translated to MNHLFAFRRVGTWFFVLALLLQVAASPALAKEEAASSSPLALSIEKFLSDLKNDENSKGMYAGIAVYDLTDKKYVYKHNAERNFIPASNMKLFTTIAGLDKLGPDYQWKTEVFVSGKVNNGGILQGDLIVKGYGDPSLTSEDLQQMAKAIKDLGIKRINGNLLLDDSYFDETRLGTSWMWDDEPYGYSAQVSGLAVNKNFTTLTATPGKTVNDAPVLTLNPATTYITVTNQLKTTAGKESNVLVERPRGTNEIIVSGTIGIQAAPYDEDVTMEDPALYVGDLWKDQLQKQGIAIHPKTEVKKTVLQSGVPLYTHLSKPLGEITVELNKNSDNFYAEMLLKTLGVTQKSEGSFEAGSEAVADVMKRAGIESGFRQVDGSGLSRFNMITPEQMIEALVFLQEQEYRTELEKSLPIAGVDGTLKNRMKGTSAEKNLFAKTGSLSGVNTMSGYVTAKNGHKLAFSILINGIYKSKYARELQDRIGILLTTYPDVAAPEGFSPPEKKTYPLSSLIDPILDTPEAAGVTAGIMVKSLDSTDDPVLYERDADTLLTPASNLKLLTTATALNQLGSDYVFKTEVYGDAPILSTGVQQGNLYVKGYGDPTLHTENALQVQEGVSIEKIAGWLKQQGITRINGNLVMDDSYFDQQRLGLGWAWDDESYYYNPTIGALAMNRGTVMIEFKPANDAGERVEINVLPKTAYVQVINEAKTVQKGEENTFAILRDRGTNTIRLSGNLPLDHEGDYERVPVEEPAKYVGTVLKETLEQQGIAFAPKSEVLIQPVPPSAVKWTQFESLPLKKIVQYLNKRSDNYYAEMLLKSLGAAKKGKGSAATGAEVVMETVSSLGGNTTFDMMDGSGLTRYNLISARQIASVLEGMTKESTFATFDESLPIAGMDGTLKNRLKDTPAANNLHAKTGSMTGVNTLSGYITTKSGEKLIVSIMFNGYVEDEELFTKMQDQIITILASYK
- a CDS encoding ABC transporter permease yields the protein MVIRCLGAEWVKLRRSRIWLVLLVLPVFSTLIGFANYWMNQAILQNGWYSLWTQVSLFYGEFFLPILIAICCSFVCRLEHANRNWNVILTAPVHRPTIFFAKLVVVGVLLFVVQLFFLVLYICAGFIAGLHAHFSFPPEVFGWIMRGWLASLAIVAFQLWLSTRIQSFAVPVGISVCTVFVGLGLYVSGLGMFFPLSLLTIGMGVLSQESLSLGELGAFVVMCVLFVTSGCALGIRRLTSAGL
- a CDS encoding ABC transporter permease, producing the protein MRTLWLEFYKIRHKRLFLMLAILLSIELAWGFMAVSISMTKNPDAAKWSAILVTITAMNGLFLPIGSAVIVSRICDMEHKGRTWKLLLAASVSKKAVYAAKFVSAAVLMGGAVILQILAIVAFGIVYGLAEPVPISLLLGLVAGTTLTNLVVIALQQWFSLAIKNQSFSLCLGMIGGFIGMTASLFPPQIGRLFIWSYYVDFSPVTYQFVNETMLFTTREIGVHLPIIVVLMGIAFYLAGSIHVSRQDV
- a CDS encoding response regulator transcription factor, which codes for MEEWKQKKVLIVEDELEIRNMIDGFLRKEGFSRIFHAGSCKEALVICASDKPDVAILDVMLPDGDGFGLLTSIRRFSQIPVIFLSARGEDEDRLLGLGLGADDYIVKPFLPRELVLRLLVILRRVYAPPQIDRLPVFQLGDSTVDLEAAIVTRDHHEYALTAKEHALLRKLYENRGRIVTSDALCQSVWGDDYYGYENTLMVHMRRIREKIEPCPSTPEYLLTVRGLGYKLLVKEES
- a CDS encoding ABC transporter ATP-binding protein, which gives rise to MNTVIQTENLSKRYGEVYSVQRVNLAVGEGEVYGFLGPNGAGKSTTLKMLLGLVKPTEGSVSVFGKDFSRNRVEILSQTGSLIEAPSYYGHLTGLENMRVMQRLRDVPDKHVEKALQIVRLEKQQNKKVDQYSLGMKQRLGIAMALLHFPRLVILDEPTNGLDPAGIGEIRELIQSLPHQYGMTVLLSSHLLSEIEQVATSIGIIHGGQLLFQGSMEQLQRNSQPHVWMKTQDNEKARRVLQDMELSPSLQDGYLVMEGMNDREVAQTNRALIMAGFDVHRIEVHKQSLESIFLSLTGKEGSL